A single region of the Mercenaria mercenaria strain notata chromosome 6, MADL_Memer_1, whole genome shotgun sequence genome encodes:
- the LOC123549335 gene encoding short transient receptor potential channel 7-like, translating to MSIKNNNFIRPPGSIFRKSKFGAKIDAIGKTFSLYKNVHIKQLIDVEEEFLHAAEFGDIPTVRRLLNENSELNVDCIDALGRTALRLAVKNEHLEVVEVLLEKSSSRHIYEAVLQAISAGHVQIAENILKHKRYLEIWKERKKFGDDDHFFKTQYEESQFSPDITPLILASQKNQYEIVQLLLLRGDRIQKPHKFGCLCQECVNKMKFDQLRSAKYRLNAYRGMSSEAYISLSSKDPVLTSFQLSHELKNLSRNEKYFKQEYRELSNQLSAYVVKLLDRVRTQDELELVLNKAGKPNEEKYCSLARLRLALQYGEKKFVSHPSCQQRLDKSWYEGIGPFLKANIVKRVLIVCLFILAYPFLNIIYIITPKTKIKVLKVLQFPWIKFTVHSASFVAFLLMIVISTSEDTYILRKNSTLSSDYPRLFEKYQQLKNSSPEKYSYGNDLPIRQMVPTTTQLLISIWVIGFLYHECTQIYHEGVKSYCLSLYNVVDFLMLITYTCSFGLKYLVMIKVHLSLEYLQSTDINDILKDEDRTNYMLYWIVADRFFWSKFDPINLSEGLFAIANIISFSRISYLLPANEALGPLQISLGRMLVDIMKCLCLLSIVVVAFLIGLQNLYWYYNVRESIEVEKRTFVVKAQDAFGDTVKTFRTIFWSVFGRGESDVVTLADYNNSVTEDIGYCLYGLYNFLMVTVLLNMLIAMMARSFQAIAESSDVEWKFARSQLYMEYMTEEDVLPVPLNVMRLPRAVFEWVFDCWDKEEENLLKPPDENGTALGDIPVTRNGAEPLQSVTEIANHLLNRNDSANSSVDLSAVDIYEANATANDLGLAEKPKVPRRRHLQRNSIPGFLDGSKSYQRVMQRIIQRYIFDIQREAEVTEDDFEEIKQDLSSFRYEMLNVMRSRELQFGELHKQLSRISSSISGDNNDNNAHEKKVLSNARDRLMSQTKWRSDSFRSSQAPSEEALDEDSIIGDIEDKEEDYIDKSENEIYKEEHTENNGIVGIDNVAFE from the exons GTTGTAGAAGTACTGTTGGAGAAATCTAGCAGTCGGCATATTTACGAGGCAGTCCTGCAAGCCATCAGCGCTGGACATGTTCAAATTGCAGAAAATATACTCAAACATAAACGTTACCTTGAGATCTGGAAAGAACGAAAGAAGTTCGGCGATGACGACCACTTCTTCAAAACACAATATGAGGAATCTCAGTTCTCCCCAGATATCACTCCGCTTATATTGGCGTCACAAAAGAATCAGTACGAGATTGTTCAGCTACTACTTCTACGAGGAGATCGGATTCAGAAACCGCATAAATTTGGCTGTTTGTGTCAAGAATGcgttaataaaatgaaatttgaccagtTAAGATCGGCAAAGTACCGTCTGAATGCATACCGGGGTATGTCAAGTGAAGCGTATATATCCTTGTCTAGCAAAGACCCGGTACTGACGTCATTCCAGCTGTCACATGAACTGAAGAATCTCTCCAGAAATGAGAAATACTTTAAG CAAGAGTATAGAGAATTGTCAAATCAGTTGAGTGCATACGTGGTCAAGTTACTAGATCGTGTTAGAACGCAGGATGAGCTCGAACTTGTTCTGAACAAAGCTGGTAAACCAAACGAAGAAAAGTACTGTTCCCTAGCCAGACTTCGTCTTGCCTTGCAGTACGGAGAAAAGAAG TTTGTGTCACATCCTAGTTGTCAACAGAGACTGGACAAGAGCTGGTACGAAGGAATTGGCCCTTTTCTAAAAGCTAATATCGTAAAAAGGGTTTTGATTGTGTGTCTTTTCATACTGGCATACCCGTTCCTCAACATTATCTACATTATCACAccgaaaactaaaataaag GTTTTAAAAGTGCTACAGTTTCCATGGATAAAGTTCACAGTACACTCAGCGTCTTTCGTTGCCTTCCTTCTGATGATCGTGATATCAACAAGCGAAGACACCTATATTCTTAGAAAAAACAGCACGCTTA GTTCCGATTATCCAAGGCTGTTTGAAAAGTATCAACAATTAAAAAACTCATCTCCGGAAAAATACTCGTATGGAAATGACTTGCCTATTAGACAGATGGTACCCACCACGACTCAGTTATTGATTTCAATCTGGGTTATTG GTTTCTTGTACCACGAATGTACACAGATCTACCACGAAGGAGTGAAATCTTACTGTTTGTCGTTATATAATGTAGTAGACTTCCTGATGTTAATAACATACACGTGTTCATTTGGTTTGAAATACCTCGTTATGATTAAG GTTCATCTGTCTCTTGAATATCTACAGTCGACggatataaatgatatattaaagGACGAAGACCGCACGAACTATATGCTGTACTGGATTGTTGCAG aCCGTTTTTTCTGGAGCAAGTTTGATCCTATCAATCTGTCAGAAGGTTTATTTGCGATAGCAAATATCATCAGCTTTTCACGAATATCATATCTACTACCGGCTAACGAAGCCCTTGGTCCTCTTCAAATATCGCTCGGAAGAATGCTTGTT GATATTATGAAATGCCTCTGTCTCCTGAGTATAGTGGTAGTGGCATTCCTGATAGGGCTTCAAAACTTGTACTGGTACTACAACGTCCGCGAAAGCATTGAAGTCGAGAAGCGAACATTTGTTGTAAAGGCCCAGGATGCATTTGGAGA TACGGTAAAAACATTCCGCACCATATTTTGGTCAGTGTTTGGCCGCGGAGAATCGGACGTGGTGACTCTCGCAGATTACAACAACAGCGTAACAGAAGACATAGGGTACTGTCTGTATGGTCTGTACAATTTTCTGATGGTTACCGTGCTCCTTAACATGTTGATAGCTATGATGGCAAGATCATTTCAGGCTATCGCA GAATCATCGGATGTAGAATGGAAGTTTGCTCGCAGCCAACTATACATGGAGTACATGACAGAGGAAGACGTATTACCCGTGCCTTTGAACGTTATGCGACTACCGCGAGCTGTATTTGAGTGGGTATTTGATTGCTGGGATAAGGAagaagaaaatttattaaaaccaCCTGATGAAAATGGGACTGCTCTTGGAGACATACCAGTAACAAGAAATGGTGCTGAG CCATTGCAAAGTGTTACAGAAATCGCCAATCATCTTTTGAATCGGAACGACTCGGCAAACAGTTCAGTAGACCTGTCAGCTGTCGACATCTACGAAGCCAATGCAACAGCAAATGACCTAGGACTTGCGGAAAAACCTAAAGTACCCAGGAGGCGTCATTTACAGAGAAACAGTATTCCTGGGTTTTTAGACGGAAGCAAAAGTTATCAG CGTGTCATGCAGAGAATCATACAGCGATATATCTTTGACATTCAAAGAGAAGCAGAGGTTACAgaag ATGACTTCGAAGAGATCAAGCAGGATCTGTCTAGCTTCCGTTATGAAATGCTTAACGTGATGAGAAGCAGGGAATTGCAGTTTGGAGAATTACATAAGCAACTTTCAAGAATTTCATCAA GTATAAGTGGTGATAACAATGACAACAATGCACATGAAAAGAAGGTACTGAGTAATGCCCGTGACAGACTTATGTCACAGACAAAATGGAGGTCGGATTCATTTCGTAGTTCTCAGGCGCCATCAGAAGAAGCTCTTGATGAAGACTCCATTATTGGCGATATAGAAGATAAAGAAGAAGATTATATTGATAAAAGTGAGAACGAAATTTACAAAGAAGAGCATACTGAAAACAACGGCATCGTTGGTATAGATAATGTGGCATTTGAGTAG